In Buchnera aphidicola (Lipaphis pseudobrassicae), a genomic segment contains:
- the flhA gene encoding flagellar biosynthesis protein FlhA, which yields MINFSSFLSIMKKLRISQWQILAGPILILMILAMMILPLAPFVLDILFTFNIALSIIILLVSMFTRHTLEFTAFPTILLFSTLLRLALNVASTRIVFLNGHTGTSAAGKVIESFGYFLVGGNFAIGIVVFIILVIINFIVITKGASRIAEVGARFILDAMPGKQMAIDADLNAGLIGEEKAKKRRIKITQEADFYGSMDGASKFVRGDAIAGILIMVLNIFGGLIIGLVQHHMPLSTAIEVYTLLTIGDGLVAQIPALVISTASGVIVTRVSTNQNVGEQMIGQLFYNPQVILLSAGVLGVLGLVPGMPNIIFLVFTFLLFILSWWLYEIKHAQDSNISNSKKEYKLIQESISEASWNDVQLEDPIRIELGQNLTSMIDVNKQSDLVDKIRMVRKKIAQEIGFLPPLVHIKNNINLLKNTYCMLIKGVEVGRGECFPDLFMAIKTGREVESLPFKKVYEPTFGLSGYWINKHFKKEAQKKGYSVVEPSTIISTHVNFLISNYIDELFGRQEAQQLLEYVSINMPKLTEGLIPNIINLTILHKVLKNLLSENIPIRDMRTILETLSEHAEHQKDVNELTSIVRVSLKKIIVQKLFNDKDTIEVIGLESNLEKLLLNSMKEGSNAIEPNLSQTLLIKTKEAIEKQLSIGSPLVLLVSHPLRFFLSQFLRANFPELTVLSYFEITHTKTIKMSSIIGN from the coding sequence ATGATTAATTTTTCTTCTTTTTTAAGTATTATGAAAAAGTTAAGAATATCCCAATGGCAAATACTTGCTGGACCTATATTGATTTTAATGATTCTCGCGATGATGATTTTGCCGTTAGCACCTTTTGTTCTAGATATTTTATTTACTTTTAACATTGCTTTATCAATAATAATTTTACTTGTGTCAATGTTTACTCGTCATACATTAGAGTTTACTGCATTTCCTACTATTTTGCTATTTTCTACATTATTACGTTTAGCGTTAAATGTAGCTTCTACTCGTATTGTGTTCTTAAATGGGCATACTGGAACCAGTGCTGCAGGAAAAGTAATTGAATCTTTTGGTTATTTTCTAGTTGGTGGAAATTTTGCTATTGGAATAGTTGTATTTATAATTTTAGTTATTATTAATTTTATAGTTATTACTAAAGGTGCTAGTCGTATTGCGGAAGTAGGTGCTCGATTTATATTAGATGCAATGCCAGGAAAACAAATGGCAATTGATGCTGATTTAAATGCTGGATTAATTGGCGAAGAAAAAGCGAAAAAACGTCGTATAAAAATAACACAAGAGGCTGATTTTTATGGTTCTATGGATGGTGCTAGTAAGTTTGTTCGAGGTGATGCTATTGCTGGAATTTTAATCATGGTTTTAAATATATTTGGAGGTTTAATTATTGGTTTAGTACAACATCATATGCCATTAAGTACAGCTATAGAAGTTTATACTCTATTAACTATTGGAGATGGATTAGTTGCTCAAATTCCAGCTTTAGTGATTTCTACTGCTTCTGGTGTAATTGTAACACGTGTTAGTACTAATCAAAATGTTGGAGAACAGATGATTGGTCAGTTATTTTATAACCCTCAAGTTATTTTATTAAGTGCAGGAGTGTTAGGTGTATTAGGACTAGTTCCAGGAATGCCAAATATCATTTTTTTAGTATTTACATTTTTGCTATTCATTCTTTCTTGGTGGTTATATGAAATAAAACATGCACAAGACAGTAATATTTCAAACAGTAAAAAAGAATATAAGTTAATACAAGAATCCATTTCAGAAGCTTCTTGGAATGATGTACAATTAGAAGATCCTATCAGAATAGAACTAGGACAAAATTTAACATCAATGATTGATGTTAATAAACAATCAGATTTAGTAGATAAGATTCGTATGGTTCGAAAAAAAATTGCTCAAGAAATTGGATTTTTGCCTCCATTAGTACATATTAAAAATAATATAAATTTATTAAAAAATACTTATTGTATGCTAATAAAAGGTGTAGAAGTAGGAAGAGGAGAATGTTTTCCAGATCTTTTTATGGCTATAAAAACAGGACGAGAAGTAGAATCGTTACCATTTAAAAAAGTATATGAACCTACTTTTGGTTTATCTGGTTATTGGATTAATAAACACTTTAAAAAAGAAGCTCAAAAAAAAGGTTATTCTGTTGTAGAACCTAGTACTATAATTTCTACACATGTAAATTTTTTAATTTCTAATTATATTGATGAATTGTTTGGTCGTCAAGAAGCTCAACAATTATTAGAATATGTTTCTATCAATATGCCAAAATTAACTGAAGGGTTGATTCCAAATATAATTAATTTAACAATTTTACATAAAGTTTTAAAAAACTTACTATCAGAAAATATTCCTATTCGTGATATGAGGACTATTTTAGAAACATTATCAGAACATGCAGAACATCAAAAAGATGTAAATGAATTAACTAGTATTGTTCGTGTTTCACTAAAAAAAATTATTGTACAAAAATTATTTAATGATAAAGATACTATTGAAGTAATTGGATTAGAATCTAATTTAGAAAAATTACTATTAAATAGCATGAAAGAAGGTTCTAATGCTATTGAGCCTAATTTATCTCAAACTTTATTGATAAAAACAAAAGAAGCTATTGAAAAACAATTATCAATAGGTTCTCCTCTTGTATTATTAGTAAGTCATCCTCTTCGGTTTTTTCTATCTCAATTTTTACGAGCAAATTTTCCAGAATTGACTGTTTTGTCTTATTTTGAAATTACACATACTAAAACAATTAAAATGAGTAGTATTATTGGAAATTGA
- the flhB gene encoding flagellar biosynthesis protein FlhB, with amino-acid sequence MNYNENEEKTENPTEHRIKKFRKKGTTRYSRELNSILILLVGFLNLWCYKDFILSSFIKIMSNSFSFNTNIIINNDNIFLQTFKSLKEILSIFLPFLITLLCIVVIPQILLSGINLNFKSLKFSLKRLHPFDGLKRIFSFRIIIEFFKIVLKLLVIISISFWYLYYFLSEILSLVYERFTSSLFHGCYIIAKCCILVVLGLVPIVIFDIIVQQMKYYKKLKMTHQEIKDEFREREGNPNIKIRIRQEMKATIRRRIISDVPKADVIINNPIHYSIALQYDEKKMNAPKVIAKGIGEMAVKIQKLALKHDIAMISAPSLARSLYRYSEIGQYIPGPLYKAVAEVLAWVWKVRKWKKEGGVFPDKPINIIVPSELTFRGEHKNND; translated from the coding sequence ATGAATTATAATGAAAATGAAGAAAAAACAGAAAATCCTACGGAACATCGTATTAAAAAATTTCGAAAAAAAGGAACAACAAGATATTCTAGGGAATTAAATTCTATACTAATTTTATTAGTAGGATTTCTAAATTTATGGTGCTATAAAGATTTTATCTTATCAAGTTTTATAAAAATAATGTCTAACAGTTTTTCTTTTAATACAAATATTATTATAAATAATGATAATATTTTTTTGCAAACATTTAAATCTTTAAAAGAAATATTATCTATTTTTTTACCGTTTTTAATAACTTTATTATGTATAGTAGTTATACCGCAAATCTTATTAAGCGGTATTAACTTGAATTTTAAATCATTAAAATTTAGTTTAAAAAGATTACATCCATTTGATGGTTTAAAAAGAATATTTTCTTTTCGAATAATAATAGAGTTTTTCAAAATAGTATTGAAATTACTTGTAATTATAAGTATATCTTTTTGGTATTTATATTATTTTCTTTCTGAAATACTATCATTAGTATATGAACGTTTTACATCTTCTTTATTTCATGGCTGTTATATCATTGCTAAATGTTGTATCTTAGTTGTACTAGGATTGGTTCCTATTGTTATTTTTGATATAATTGTTCAGCAAATGAAATATTATAAAAAATTAAAAATGACTCATCAAGAAATAAAAGATGAATTTAGAGAAAGAGAGGGAAATCCAAATATTAAAATCCGAATTCGTCAAGAGATGAAAGCTACTATACGTAGAAGAATAATATCAGATGTACCTAAAGCTGATGTGATTATTAATAATCCTATACATTATTCAATTGCACTTCAATATGATGAAAAAAAAATGAATGCCCCTAAGGTGATTGCAAAAGGTATAGGTGAAATGGCGGTTAAAATTCAAAAATTAGCTCTCAAGCATGATATTGCTATGATTTCTGCTCCATCTTTAGCTCGTTCATTATACCGTTATTCTGAAATAGGACAATATATTCCTGGTCCTCTTTATAAGGCTGTTGCAGAAGTTTTAGCATGGGTATGGAAGGTAAGAAAATGGAAAAAAGAAGGCGGTGTTTTTCCTGATAAACCTATAAATATAATAGTTCCATCAGAATTAACTTTTAGAGGAGAACATAAAAATAATGATTAA
- a CDS encoding proline--tRNA ligase: MRASQYLLSTLKEKPYDTEIISHQLMIRSGMIRKISSGLYIWLPTGIRVVKKVKKIIEKEMQKIQALEICMPIIQPEYFWKKSGRLNIYGKELLKFYDRHKNSFILGPTNEEVATNFIKGEIHSYKALPLIVYQIQTKFRDEIRPRFGVIRAREFLMKDAYSFHTDENCLKKTYNTFYESYINIFNKMKLNFCVVKADSGFMGGNISHEFQAFSQNGEDQVVVSENMLYSSHINTTQSIEKLDFSKNKNIIKTIIKEKKTKKTTIVSNTNIPITNQIKTILVRTKKNNTHSIAALLIRGDHELNLFKVEKIEILQKPLVFLNENETISFLGVSKKFLGPIGLKVPIIADISTYKMKNFTIGANINNRFFINVNWNIDLPIPIIQDIRKVTQNDFSSNEKKSFTTKKSIEIGHIFQIGKKYSELMKACVKLKNGNQENIHMGCYGIGISRVIAAVIEQNHDEKGIIWPTSLAPFEVVLLPINIQKYHDVKNISEFLYENFKKNNVDVMIDDRNERTGIMLNQMDLIGIPHQIIISQNLINNNNVEYIERKNKNTMLININNIITFILEKIQK; the protein is encoded by the coding sequence ATGCGAGCAAGTCAATATTTATTATCAACTTTAAAAGAAAAACCATATGATACAGAAATTATCAGTCATCAATTAATGATAAGAAGTGGAATGATTAGAAAAATATCTTCAGGTTTATATATTTGGCTCCCAACTGGTATAAGAGTTGTAAAAAAAGTAAAAAAAATTATTGAAAAAGAAATGCAAAAAATACAAGCATTAGAAATTTGTATGCCCATAATCCAACCAGAATATTTTTGGAAAAAAAGTGGACGTTTAAATATTTATGGTAAAGAACTATTAAAATTCTATGATCGTCATAAAAACTCGTTTATCTTAGGTCCTACTAATGAGGAAGTAGCTACTAATTTTATAAAAGGAGAAATTCATTCCTATAAAGCACTGCCATTAATAGTATATCAAATACAAACAAAATTTAGAGATGAAATACGACCTCGTTTTGGAGTTATTAGAGCACGTGAATTTCTTATGAAAGATGCTTATTCTTTTCACACTGATGAAAATTGTTTAAAAAAAACTTATAATACATTTTATGAAAGTTATATAAATATATTTAATAAAATGAAATTAAACTTTTGTGTGGTAAAAGCTGATTCAGGTTTTATGGGAGGCAATATTTCCCATGAATTTCAAGCTTTTTCTCAAAATGGAGAAGATCAAGTTGTTGTTTCAGAAAATATGTTATATTCATCACATATAAACACTACTCAATCGATAGAAAAACTTGATTTTTCAAAAAATAAAAACATAATAAAAACTATTATAAAAGAGAAAAAAACTAAAAAAACTACCATTGTTTCTAATACAAATATACCAATAACTAATCAGATTAAAACTATTTTAGTACGTACTAAAAAAAATAATACTCATTCAATAGCTGCGTTATTAATACGTGGAGATCATGAATTAAACTTATTCAAAGTAGAAAAGATTGAAATTCTTCAAAAACCTTTAGTATTCCTTAACGAAAACGAAACTATTTCGTTTTTAGGAGTAAGTAAAAAATTTCTTGGACCTATAGGATTAAAAGTTCCAATTATTGCAGATATTTCTACTTATAAAATGAAAAATTTTACTATAGGAGCAAATATTAATAATCGTTTTTTTATTAATGTAAATTGGAATATAGATTTACCTATTCCAATAATTCAAGATATCAGAAAAGTAACACAAAATGATTTCAGTTCCAACGAAAAAAAATCTTTCACAACTAAGAAAAGCATTGAAATTGGACATATATTTCAAATTGGTAAAAAATATTCTGAATTAATGAAAGCTTGTGTTAAATTAAAAAATGGTAATCAAGAAAATATACATATGGGATGTTATGGTATAGGAATTAGTAGAGTAATAGCTGCAGTAATAGAACAAAATCATGATGAAAAAGGTATTATTTGGCCTACTTCTCTCGCTCCCTTTGAAGTGGTCCTATTACCTATTAATATACAAAAATATCATGATGTAAAAAATATATCAGAATTTTTATATGAAAATTTTAAAAAAAATAATGTAGATGTTATGATAGATGATCGAAACGAACGAACAGGTATAATGTTAAATCAAATGGATTTAATTGGGATACCCCATCAAATTATAATTAGCCAAAATTTAATTAATAATAATAATGTTGAATATATAGAAAGAAAAAATAAAAATACTATGTTAATTAACATAAACAATATCATAACATTTATACTAGAAAAAATTCAAAAATAA
- the argS gene encoding arginine--tRNA ligase yields MDLKNIIEKDIKKILKNISYENKIDPIIILNKKISSSHYQINNLIKIANKLNLNLIKLANIIISSSKKNKMYKEITFSKPGFINFLICKNWLSIELEKIFISSRLGINYVNPKNIVIDYSSPNIAKEMHIGHLRSTIIGDVMARVSDFLGHNVIRANHIGDWGTQFGMLIAYLKEKKIKKNNLVLSQLEKFYCKAKIKYDSNKLFAEKSRKYVVKLQNGDKYCYKIWKKLVSITMSENYKMYKKLNVTLKKHHTMGESLYSTMLPDIIEDLKNKKIATEKNGSVIVFLEEFKNRLGKCMGVVIQKKDTGFLYSTTDIACFKYRYETLHADRIIYYTDSRQHQHLTQAWMIAKKANYIPDSLLLEHHSFGMMLSKNKRPFKTRDGSTIKLSSLLNEAIEKATNLIKKKKPNFPKKRIIKLSQIIGISAIKYADLSKNRSTNYIFDWDKMLSFEGNTAPYIQYAYTRIISVIKKSTIRIKKLKTKIILKKESEINLAIKILEFERVILLIAEKGTPHIMCTYLYQLATCFSCFYENCSILFAKKIKICKSRLKLSILTAKILKKGLNILGIQTVKKM; encoded by the coding sequence ATGGATTTAAAAAATATAATTGAAAAAGATATTAAAAAAATATTAAAAAATATTAGTTATGAAAATAAAATTGATCCTATCATCATATTAAATAAAAAAATAAGTTCCAGTCATTATCAAATTAATAACTTAATAAAAATAGCAAATAAATTAAATTTAAATCTTATTAAATTAGCCAACATAATTATTTCTTCTTCTAAAAAAAATAAAATGTATAAAGAAATAACCTTTTCTAAACCAGGATTTATTAATTTTCTTATTTGTAAAAATTGGTTATCTATAGAATTAGAAAAAATTTTTATATCATCTCGATTAGGTATAAATTATGTTAATCCAAAAAATATCGTAATAGATTACTCATCTCCAAACATTGCAAAAGAAATGCATATTGGACACTTGCGTTCAACAATAATTGGTGACGTTATGGCAAGAGTATCAGATTTTTTAGGACATAATGTAATTAGAGCAAATCATATAGGTGATTGGGGCACTCAATTTGGTATGTTAATTGCATATCTAAAAGAAAAAAAAATAAAAAAAAACAATTTAGTTCTTTCTCAACTAGAAAAATTTTATTGTAAAGCAAAAATAAAATATGATTCAAATAAATTATTTGCAGAAAAATCTAGAAAATATGTAGTAAAATTACAAAATGGAGATAAATATTGTTATAAAATTTGGAAAAAATTAGTATCTATTACAATGTCAGAAAATTATAAGATGTATAAAAAGCTTAATGTTACATTAAAAAAACATCATACTATGGGAGAAAGTTTATATAGTACGATGCTTCCTGATATTATTGAAGATTTAAAAAACAAAAAAATAGCAACTGAGAAAAATGGAAGTGTAATTGTTTTTTTAGAAGAATTTAAAAATAGATTAGGAAAATGCATGGGAGTTGTTATTCAAAAAAAAGACACAGGATTTTTATATTCTACTACTGATATAGCTTGTTTTAAATATAGATATGAAACACTACATGCTGATCGAATTATATATTATACTGATTCTCGCCAACATCAACATTTAACACAAGCATGGATGATAGCAAAAAAAGCTAATTATATACCTGATAGTTTATTATTAGAACACCATTCATTTGGGATGATGTTATCAAAAAATAAACGTCCTTTTAAAACACGAGATGGCAGCACAATAAAACTCTCTTCCCTTCTTAATGAAGCTATAGAAAAAGCAACTAATTTAATTAAAAAGAAAAAACCAAATTTTCCTAAAAAAAGAATAATTAAATTATCTCAAATAATAGGAATTAGTGCAATAAAATACGCAGATTTATCTAAAAATAGAAGTACTAATTATATTTTTGATTGGGATAAAATGCTAAGTTTTGAAGGAAATACAGCTCCTTATATACAATATGCTTATACAAGAATTATTTCCGTAATAAAAAAATCAACTATTCGTATTAAAAAATTAAAAACAAAAATCATCCTAAAAAAAGAAAGTGAAATTAATTTAGCTATTAAAATATTAGAATTTGAAAGAGTTATTTTATTGATCGCTGAAAAAGGAACACCTCATATAATGTGTACATATCTTTATCAACTTGCAACATGTTTTTCTTGCTTTTATGAAAATTGTTCTATACTGTTTGCAAAAAAAATAAAAATTTGCAAAAGTAGACTTAAATTATCTATTTTAACAGCTAAAATTTTAAAAAAAGGACTGAATATACTCGGTATTCAAACAGTAAAAAAAATGTAA